The following are encoded together in the Flavobacterium sp. TR2 genome:
- a CDS encoding electron transfer flavoprotein subunit beta/FixA family protein has translation MKILVCISHVPDTTSKINFTNGDSEFDTNGVQYVINPNDEFGLTRAIWFQEQQGANVTVVNVGGPDTEPTLRKALAIGANEAIRVNANPTDGFFVAKQLAEVIKNGGYDLVIAGKESLDYNGGMVPGMIAGILGYNFLNSCTALTVDGNNVKAVREIDGGKETVSTTLPLIIGGQKGLVEEKDLRIPNMRGIMTARTKALTILEPVDAAVNTKAVKFEKPAPKSAVKLVSADNLDELINLLHNEAKVI, from the coding sequence ATGAAAATACTAGTTTGCATCAGCCATGTTCCTGATACTACTTCAAAAATCAACTTTACCAACGGTGACTCAGAATTTGACACTAATGGTGTACAATATGTAATTAACCCTAATGACGAATTTGGTCTTACACGCGCTATATGGTTCCAAGAACAACAAGGTGCGAATGTAACAGTTGTAAACGTCGGAGGTCCTGATACTGAACCAACTTTACGTAAAGCTTTGGCTATTGGAGCAAACGAAGCGATTCGTGTTAACGCAAATCCTACAGATGGCTTTTTCGTTGCAAAACAATTGGCAGAAGTAATTAAAAATGGCGGTTATGATTTAGTAATTGCCGGTAAAGAATCTTTAGATTATAACGGAGGAATGGTTCCAGGAATGATTGCTGGAATTTTAGGATACAACTTCTTAAACTCTTGTACAGCTTTAACTGTTGACGGAAACAATGTGAAAGCGGTTCGTGAAATCGACGGCGGAAAAGAAACGGTAAGCACTACTCTTCCTTTAATTATTGGAGGTCAGAAAGGTCTTGTTGAGGAAAAAGATTTACGTATCCCGAACATGAGAGGAATTATGACTGCAAGAACAAAAGCGCTTACTATTCTTGAGCCAGTTGATGCAGCTGTAAATACAAAAGCGGTGAAATTTGAAAAACCAGCTCCAAAATCAGCAGTAAAACTAGTTTCTGCAGATAATTTAGATGAGTTAATCAATTTATTACACAACGAAGCAAAGGTGATTTAA
- a CDS encoding pyruvate dehydrogenase complex E1 component subunit beta, producing the protein MRTIQFREAICEAMSEEMRRDESIYLMGEEVAEYNGAYKASKGMLAEFGEKRVIDTPIAELGFSGIAVGSAMNGNRPIVEYMTFNFCLVGIDQIINNAAKMRQMTGGQFNVPIVFRGPTASAGQLGATHSQALENWFANTPGLKVVVPSTPYDAKGLLKSAIRDNDPVIFMESEQMYGDKGEVPDGEYTIPLGVADVKREGTDVTIVSFGKIIKEAFIAADELAKEGISCEIIDLRTVRPMDKDAILKSVKKTNRLVILEEAWPVASLSSEISYIVQEQAFDFLDAPIQRITTADTPAPYSPVLLKDWLPNAGDVVKAVKKVLYK; encoded by the coding sequence ATGAGAACAATACAATTTAGAGAGGCCATTTGTGAAGCAATGAGCGAAGAAATGCGTCGCGATGAATCCATATATTTAATGGGAGAAGAGGTTGCAGAATACAATGGAGCTTACAAAGCTTCTAAAGGAATGCTAGCTGAGTTTGGTGAAAAAAGAGTAATTGATACTCCGATTGCTGAACTTGGATTTTCAGGAATTGCAGTAGGTTCTGCAATGAATGGAAACCGTCCTATTGTAGAATATATGACATTCAACTTCTGTTTAGTTGGTATTGATCAAATTATAAATAACGCTGCTAAAATGCGTCAAATGACAGGAGGACAGTTTAATGTGCCTATCGTTTTCCGCGGACCGACAGCTTCTGCTGGTCAATTAGGAGCTACTCACTCTCAAGCTTTAGAAAACTGGTTTGCAAACACTCCAGGTCTTAAAGTTGTTGTTCCTTCAACTCCTTATGATGCAAAAGGATTATTGAAATCTGCTATTCGTGATAACGATCCAGTTATTTTCATGGAATCTGAGCAAATGTACGGAGACAAAGGTGAAGTGCCAGACGGAGAATACACAATTCCTCTAGGTGTTGCTGATGTTAAACGTGAAGGAACAGATGTAACAATCGTTTCATTCGGAAAAATCATCAAAGAAGCTTTTATCGCTGCTGATGAATTAGCAAAAGAAGGAATCTCTTGTGAGATTATCGATTTAAGAACAGTTCGTCCAATGGACAAAGATGCCATCTTAAAATCGGTTAAAAAAACAAACCGTTTAGTAATTTTAGAAGAAGCATGGCCAGTTGCCAGCCTTTCTTCTGAAATCTCTTATATCGTTCAAGAGCAAGCATTTGACTTCCTTGATGCGCCAATTCAACGTATTACAACTGCAGATACTCCTGCACCGTATTCTCCAGTACTGCTAAAAGACTGGTTGCCAAATGCAGGTGATGTAGTAAAAGCAGTTAAAAAAGTATTATACAAATAA
- a CDS encoding DUF5686 and carboxypeptidase-like regulatory domain-containing protein, which translates to MNKLTRLLLYIVFAFANFVAAQTKVSGVVLDKANQPIPFANVVFKGSNIGIVSNEDGRFYLESPNTYTALLVSSAGFSDKEVPLDKAVNYNFKIVLFEEQVLNEVVIYTGKTSKKNNPALDILRKIWARKRKNGLYQFNQYQMQKYEKVEFDMNTIDSAFMKNKLFKGMEFVFNHVDTSEVTGKTYLPIFINESVYDVYGDNRLKKVKENLTGNKMSGFNGNQQILSFVKDLYSDYNIYDNHLKFFDKSFTSPLSRTGIDVYNYVLKDSAYIDKKWCYNIVFYPRRKNELTFKGDFWVNDTTFAIKKINMGVTKSANINWVKDIYIEQEFEVENDSVFLLTRDYMMSDFALNKKEKSKGVYGKRTTLYRNHKFNIQKPEKFYKEEVNFIDNAVYDRPPEFWEENRFEKLNKDEQGIYKMLDTLQTVKRFKQLYNLVSILGSGYIEFKNFDYGPIFSTFGYNEVEGIRLRVGGRTYFGPNDPWRIQAYTAYGFDDNKFKYGVSGKWMLDKKNRLIISGGNRRDIEQIGASLTTTNDVLGRSFASSALFTTGSNGKLTNINLSNVSIEMEPKKNFIVQAGLSYRTLESASKTFSLDYYTTLPTPENPAGVVESMVKQSEANIQFEFMPNRKTIGYGVERDLVDSPYSHFFVNFSYGLKGVFDSDFAYEKIQIFYRQPIIIGPLGRTNITVETGKTFGTIPLGLMSVIPGNQTYFTIENTFSNLNFYEFVTDQYTTLQWNHDFGGRLFARIPFMRKLNWREFIGIRAVHGTISDANRAINASGLPYNAPEKVYWEYNAGIGNIFKVFRLDFSWRGNYLDMPDAHKFAIKGSFGFYF; encoded by the coding sequence ATGAACAAATTAACTCGACTTCTCTTATATATTGTATTTGCATTTGCAAATTTTGTTGCTGCACAAACTAAAGTGAGTGGGGTTGTTTTGGACAAAGCCAATCAGCCGATACCTTTTGCAAATGTGGTTTTTAAAGGTTCTAATATTGGAATCGTTTCTAATGAAGACGGTCGTTTTTATTTAGAATCGCCAAATACCTATACCGCGCTTTTGGTTAGTTCTGCAGGATTTTCAGACAAGGAAGTTCCTTTAGATAAAGCAGTTAATTATAATTTCAAAATTGTTTTGTTCGAAGAACAAGTGCTTAACGAAGTTGTAATTTATACGGGTAAAACTTCTAAAAAGAATAACCCCGCATTGGATATTTTGAGAAAAATCTGGGCAAGAAAACGTAAAAACGGATTGTACCAGTTTAATCAATACCAGATGCAGAAGTACGAAAAGGTTGAGTTTGACATGAATACGATTGATAGTGCATTCATGAAAAACAAACTTTTTAAAGGAATGGAATTTGTCTTTAATCATGTTGACACTTCTGAAGTTACAGGAAAAACCTATCTGCCAATTTTTATTAACGAGTCGGTTTATGATGTTTACGGAGACAACAGATTGAAGAAAGTAAAAGAAAACCTTACGGGAAATAAAATGTCTGGTTTTAATGGAAACCAGCAGATTTTATCTTTCGTGAAAGATCTTTATTCGGATTATAATATTTATGACAATCACCTGAAATTTTTTGATAAGAGTTTTACAAGTCCGCTTTCAAGAACAGGAATCGATGTTTACAATTATGTCTTAAAAGACAGTGCTTATATCGATAAGAAATGGTGCTACAATATTGTTTTTTATCCGAGACGTAAAAACGAATTGACTTTTAAAGGAGATTTTTGGGTAAACGATACCACTTTTGCGATCAAAAAAATTAATATGGGCGTAACGAAAAGCGCCAATATTAACTGGGTAAAAGATATTTATATCGAACAGGAATTTGAAGTGGAAAATGATTCTGTTTTCCTTTTGACACGTGATTATATGATGTCTGATTTTGCTTTAAATAAAAAAGAAAAATCAAAAGGGGTTTATGGTAAAAGAACAACTTTGTACCGAAATCATAAATTCAATATTCAGAAACCAGAGAAATTTTATAAAGAAGAAGTCAATTTTATCGATAATGCCGTTTACGATAGACCGCCTGAGTTTTGGGAAGAAAATCGTTTTGAGAAACTAAATAAAGATGAACAGGGAATTTATAAAATGCTTGACACGCTGCAAACTGTCAAACGATTTAAGCAGCTGTACAATCTGGTCTCTATTTTAGGAAGCGGTTACATCGAATTTAAGAATTTTGATTATGGGCCAATCTTCTCAACCTTTGGATATAATGAAGTCGAAGGCATAAGGTTAAGAGTGGGTGGTAGAACGTATTTTGGGCCAAACGACCCATGGCGTATTCAAGCTTATACGGCTTACGGATTTGATGATAATAAATTCAAATACGGTGTTTCTGGAAAATGGATGCTTGACAAGAAAAACCGACTGATTATCTCTGGTGGGAATAGGCGCGATATTGAGCAGATTGGTGCGAGTCTAACGACTACAAATGACGTTTTAGGACGAAGTTTTGCATCTTCAGCGTTGTTTACGACTGGAAGCAATGGAAAACTGACCAATATTAATTTGAGTAACGTTTCTATAGAAATGGAGCCTAAAAAGAATTTTATTGTTCAGGCAGGGCTTTCGTATCGAACACTTGAATCGGCTTCCAAAACATTTAGTTTAGATTATTATACTACTTTGCCAACTCCCGAAAATCCAGCAGGTGTTGTTGAAAGCATGGTAAAACAATCAGAAGCCAATATTCAGTTTGAGTTTATGCCAAACAGAAAAACAATTGGCTATGGAGTGGAAAGAGATTTGGTAGACAGTCCGTACAGTCATTTCTTTGTCAATTTCAGTTATGGATTAAAAGGCGTTTTTGACAGTGATTTTGCTTATGAAAAGATACAGATTTTCTATAGGCAGCCTATCATTATTGGGCCTTTAGGAAGAACAAATATTACAGTTGAAACAGGAAAAACATTTGGAACAATTCCGTTAGGTTTAATGAGTGTAATTCCGGGTAACCAGACTTATTTTACAATAGAGAATACATTCAGTAACCTAAATTTTTATGAATTTGTTACAGATCAGTATACAACCTTGCAGTGGAATCATGATTTTGGAGGAAGATTGTTTGCTAGAATCCCATTCATGAGAAAATTAAATTGGAGAGAGTTTATAGGAATTAGAGCGGTTCATGGAACTATTTCTGATGCAAACCGTGCCATTAATGCTTCGGGATTACCGTATAATGCTCCTGAAAAAGTATACTGGGAATATAATGCAGGAATTGGAAACATCTTTAAAGTTTTCCGTCTCGATTTTTCTTGGAGAGGAAATTATCTAGATATGCCAGACGCGCATAAATTTGCAATTAAAGGATCTTTTGGGTTTTATTTCTAG
- a CDS encoding DNA-3-methyladenine glycosylase family protein codes for MQEAIDFLTNKNPIFQEIIEKYGLPPIPRRPPGFETLVLLILEQQVSIDSAKATFFKIKSFTTCNPENMAILSDEEFRSLGVSRQKTKYIKILAEAVLNKELDIESLGSKSAKQVREELIKLKGIGNWTIDIYLMFCLEEPDLIPLGDIAVINTIKELLNIHDREEMEIHAEQWSPYRSYATYLLWHYYLKKRNRNISY; via the coding sequence ATGCAAGAAGCCATCGATTTTCTAACCAATAAAAATCCAATATTTCAAGAAATCATTGAAAAGTACGGATTGCCGCCCATTCCAAGGCGCCCGCCTGGATTTGAAACTTTGGTTTTATTAATACTCGAACAGCAAGTTTCTATCGATTCGGCGAAAGCCACATTTTTTAAAATTAAATCTTTTACAACTTGTAATCCTGAAAACATGGCGATTTTGTCAGACGAAGAATTTAGAAGTTTGGGAGTAAGCCGTCAGAAAACAAAATACATTAAGATTTTAGCGGAAGCAGTTTTAAACAAAGAATTGGATATCGAAAGTTTGGGTTCAAAATCTGCGAAACAAGTTCGGGAAGAGCTTATTAAATTAAAAGGAATCGGAAATTGGACAATAGATATTTATCTGATGTTCTGTCTAGAAGAACCCGATTTGATTCCGCTCGGGGATATTGCTGTCATAAATACGATCAAAGAATTATTGAATATTCATGACAGAGAAGAAATGGAAATTCATGCAGAACAATGGAGTCCTTACCGATCTTATGCGACTTATCTGCTGTGGCATTATTACCTAAAGAAAAGAAACAGGAATATTAGCTATTAA
- a CDS encoding inorganic diphosphatase, producing MTADKLTTFDVLIEIPRGSRNKYEYDFEIKRMRFDRMLFSSMMYPADYGFIPETLALDGDPLDVLVLVNEPTFPGCVMEVKPIGVFHMADDKGPDEKIICVPVSDPIWNSLNDLSDINPHLVKEIEHFFQVYKDLENKKVDVEGWGDVKEAYDIIAECTKRFDDIENKPAGLFSIK from the coding sequence ATGACCGCAGACAAATTAACGACTTTCGATGTATTGATCGAAATACCAAGAGGAAGCAGAAATAAATACGAGTACGATTTTGAAATTAAAAGAATGCGTTTCGACAGAATGTTATTCTCTTCAATGATGTACCCAGCAGATTACGGATTTATTCCAGAAACTTTAGCTTTAGACGGTGATCCTCTTGACGTATTGGTTTTAGTAAACGAGCCAACTTTTCCTGGATGTGTTATGGAAGTTAAACCAATCGGTGTATTCCACATGGCAGATGACAAAGGACCAGACGAGAAAATTATTTGTGTACCAGTTTCAGATCCAATCTGGAATTCATTAAATGATCTTTCTGATATTAACCCTCACTTAGTAAAAGAAATCGAGCACTTTTTCCAAGTTTATAAAGATCTTGAAAACAAAAAGGTAGATGTAGAAGGATGGGGAGACGTTAAAGAAGCTTATGACATTATCGCAGAGTGTACAAAACGTTTTGATGACATTGAAAATAAACCGGCTGGATTATTTAGCATTAAATAA
- a CDS encoding sodium-translocating pyrophosphatase has protein sequence MNAFMIYLPIIMAVLGLLFMGIKRTWVLKQDAGDGKMKEISDYIYEGALAFLKAEYKLLTIFVIIASLALAGITFIPGVKTHLLIVIAFIFGALFSAYAGNIGMKIATKTNVRTTQAARTSLPQALKVSFGGGTVMGLGVAGLAVLGLTSFFIIFFNLFSGGVWKDTDTMTVVLETLAGFSLGAESIALFARVGGGIYTKAADVGADLVGKVEAGIPEDDPRNPATIADNVGDNVGDVAGMGADLFGSYVATVLAAMVLGNYVIKDMGGSINDAFGGIGPILLPMAIAGFGILFSIIGTTLVKISDDNAKEAQVQKALNIGNWVSIVLTAVACFFLVQHMLPETMQMTFFGEGSKAISSMRVFYATLVGLVVGGAISSVTEYYTGLGTKPVLAIVQKSSTGAGTNVIAGLATGMISTFPTVLLFAIAIWISYVLAGFYGVALAASAMMATTAMQLAIDAFGPISDNAGGIAEMSELPKEVRTRTDILDSVGNTTAATGKGFAIASAALTSLALFAAYVTFTGIDGINIFKAPVLAMLFVGGMIPVVFSALAMNSVGKAAMDMVYEVRRQFKEIAGIMEGTGKPEYGKCVEISTKAALREMMLPGILTIGFPILIVLLGKLVYSDNNQLIAEMLGGYMAGVTVSGVLWAVFQNNAGGAWDNAKKSFEAGVMINGEMTYKGSDAHKAAVTGDTVGDPFKDTSGPSMNILIKLTCLIGLVIAPILGEGHAPSDMAGKASCCAKTEMHARMSKCGDMSGMTKEECIKMCKEKGCSEEETAKCLAHFDANGKYAHTESQSVRVEVKNINGKTTGTVTKTVDGKTTTEVFEGTEEEVLAKVEAAK, from the coding sequence ATGAATGCATTTATGATTTACCTGCCTATTATAATGGCAGTTTTAGGATTACTTTTCATGGGAATAAAAAGGACTTGGGTTTTAAAACAAGATGCGGGAGACGGTAAGATGAAAGAGATTTCAGATTACATCTACGAAGGAGCCTTAGCCTTTCTAAAAGCCGAATACAAACTATTAACCATATTTGTAATTATTGCCAGTTTAGCTTTGGCAGGAATTACTTTTATTCCAGGAGTAAAAACACATTTATTAATCGTAATAGCATTTATTTTTGGAGCTTTATTTTCTGCTTATGCTGGAAATATCGGAATGAAAATAGCAACTAAAACAAACGTAAGAACCACTCAAGCTGCACGTACAAGTTTGCCGCAAGCATTAAAAGTTTCTTTTGGAGGCGGAACCGTAATGGGACTGGGTGTAGCGGGTTTGGCTGTTTTAGGTTTAACGTCTTTTTTTATCATTTTCTTTAATCTTTTTTCTGGCGGAGTTTGGAAAGATACCGATACAATGACGGTTGTTTTAGAAACTCTTGCAGGGTTTTCTCTTGGAGCAGAATCGATCGCTTTATTTGCCAGAGTTGGTGGCGGAATCTACACAAAAGCAGCCGATGTTGGAGCAGATTTAGTTGGTAAAGTCGAAGCAGGAATTCCAGAAGATGATCCTCGTAACCCGGCAACAATTGCAGACAACGTGGGAGATAATGTGGGAGACGTTGCGGGTATGGGAGCCGATTTATTTGGATCGTATGTAGCAACAGTTCTTGCCGCAATGGTTCTTGGGAATTATGTAATAAAAGATATGGGAGGAAGCATTAATGATGCTTTCGGCGGAATTGGGCCAATTTTGCTTCCAATGGCAATTGCCGGTTTCGGAATTTTATTTTCTATTATTGGAACGACGTTAGTAAAAATATCAGACGACAATGCTAAAGAAGCTCAAGTGCAAAAAGCATTAAATATAGGAAACTGGGTTTCTATTGTTTTAACAGCTGTAGCTTGTTTCTTTTTGGTACAGCATATGCTGCCAGAAACCATGCAAATGACTTTCTTTGGTGAAGGATCAAAAGCCATTTCATCAATGCGTGTTTTCTACGCAACTTTAGTCGGATTAGTGGTTGGAGGAGCTATTTCTTCAGTAACAGAATATTATACAGGATTAGGAACAAAACCAGTTTTGGCAATCGTTCAAAAATCTTCTACAGGAGCAGGAACAAACGTAATTGCAGGTCTAGCAACGGGAATGATTTCTACTTTTCCAACCGTATTATTATTTGCCATCGCAATTTGGATTTCTTATGTTTTGGCTGGATTTTATGGAGTGGCGCTAGCCGCTTCGGCAATGATGGCAACAACAGCAATGCAATTGGCTATCGATGCTTTCGGACCAATTTCTGATAACGCTGGTGGTATCGCAGAAATGAGCGAATTGCCAAAAGAAGTCCGTACTAGAACAGACATTTTAGACTCAGTAGGAAACACAACAGCAGCAACAGGAAAAGGATTTGCTATTGCTTCCGCGGCCTTGACTTCATTGGCTTTGTTTGCTGCGTATGTAACCTTTACAGGAATAGACGGAATTAATATTTTTAAAGCGCCAGTTTTGGCCATGTTATTTGTCGGAGGCATGATTCCAGTTGTTTTCTCTGCTTTAGCAATGAATTCAGTTGGAAAAGCTGCGATGGATATGGTATACGAGGTTCGTCGCCAGTTCAAAGAAATTGCTGGAATTATGGAAGGAACAGGAAAACCAGAATACGGAAAATGCGTTGAAATTTCTACAAAAGCCGCTTTACGCGAAATGATGCTCCCTGGAATCTTAACAATTGGTTTCCCTATTTTAATTGTTCTTTTAGGAAAATTGGTTTACTCAGACAACAACCAGTTAATTGCTGAAATGTTAGGAGGATATATGGCAGGAGTTACAGTTTCAGGTGTGCTTTGGGCCGTTTTCCAGAACAATGCTGGAGGTGCTTGGGATAATGCAAAAAAATCTTTTGAAGCTGGAGTTATGATCAACGGAGAAATGACTTATAAAGGTTCTGATGCGCACAAAGCGGCAGTTACTGGAGATACAGTTGGAGATCCGTTTAAAGACACTTCTGGACCTTCAATGAACATCTTGATCAAATTAACTTGTCTGATAGGATTGGTAATTGCTCCAATTTTAGGCGAAGGCCATGCTCCGTCAGATATGGCTGGTAAAGCTTCTTGCTGTGCTAAAACAGAAATGCACGCAAGGATGTCAAAATGCGGCGATATGTCTGGAATGACAAAAGAAGAATGCATTAAAATGTGTAAAGAAAAAGGCTGCTCTGAGGAGGAAACTGCAAAATGTCTGGCTCATTTTGATGCAAACGGAAAATACGCTCACACAGAAAGCCAATCGGTTCGTGTTGAGGTTAAAAATATTAACGGAAAAACTACAGGAACCGTTACCAAAACAGTAGACGGAAAAACAACAACCGAAGTTTTTGAAGGAACTGAAGAAGAAGTTTTGGCAAAAGTTGAAGCTGCGAAATAA